The region GAATTAAGAGATAATGTGCTGCATCTTTACACTTCAAAAGAAGCGACTCAATACAAAAAACTAATTGTGAAACTGAGTTATACCGCTGATTTAAATTTGGTAATCGCCAATAAAAAATCACAAATAAACGCCATTCAAGAAATTAATCTGGAGGACATCACGATAAAAGCTTTTGACAATTCCCGATTATTTTTGAATGTAAATTCAACAAATTTTCTGCTACAAGCAGATGATGATACAAAAATGGAAATTAATCTAAAATCCGAAAAAGCAAAAATTGAATTAAGCAAAAATGCCAACCTAAAAGCATTAATTACCACTGTAGATTTAGGTTTTGACCTATATCAAAAATCGGAAGCAAACATAGAAGGCGATGCCACAAATGCCATTATCCGAATGGAAAACAACTCTAATTTTAACGGCAAAAAGCTCAGTATTAAAAATGTAGATCTAAGCGCCGAAAGCAGTTCCAGCTGTAGCATTAATACCCTAACATCCATTATTATAAATGCAGGAGACAAGTCGTCAATTCAGCTTTATGGAAATCCTAAAATTGAGATAACCAAGTTTAGCGAAGAAGCAAAATTATTCAAGAAAATAAAATAACAAAGTTTCCAAATAAAAAGCCCCATTCTAAGATGAACGGGGCATTTTTATTACTATTTTCGAATCTAATTATTCTTTAGAAGCCAAATATCTTTCGGCATCAAGTGCAGCCATACAGCCTGTTCCTGCAGCAGTGATTGCCTGACGATACACATGATCGGCAGCATCTCCTGCAACAAAAACTCCTGGTACGTTAGTTTTTGAAGTTCCCGGAGTATTTACAATATAGCCCGTTTCATCCAGAGTAATATAATCCTTAAAAATATCTGTATTCGGTTTGTGTCCAATAGCAACAAAAAATCCAGTAGCCTCAATTTCAAACGTATCACCTGTACTCTTGTTCAACACTTTAACACCGGTTACTACTTGTTCGTCTCCTAAAACTTCGATAGTATCATGATTCATCAAAATAGTGATGTTCTCCGTTTTTCTAACGCGCTCTTCCATGATTTTAGAAGCTCTAAACTTCTCGCTTCTAACCAGCATGGTTACTTTTTTACAAAGTTTAGATAAATAATGTGCTTCCTCACAAGCCGAATCTCCGGCCCCTACAATAACTACTTCTTGATTTCTATAGAAAAACCCATCGCAAACAGCACAGGCAGAAACACCTCCACCCATTTTTAAATAATGTTGCTCTGATGCCAAACCTAAATATTTAGCCGAAGCTCCAGTAGATATAATCACTGTCTCGCAATGCAATTCTTTACTGCCATTAATCCAAACTTTATGCACATCCCCCGAAAAATAAACTTCTGTAGCCCAACCATCGCGAATATCTGCACCAAAACGTTGTGCTTGTGCTTGCAATTGAACCATCATCTCAGGTCCAGTAACACCATCAACATAACCCGGGAAATTCTCCACTTCGTTAGTTGTAGTTAACTGTCCACCTGGTTGCATTCCTTGGTATAAAACGGGATTCATATTTGCTCTGGCAGCGTAAATAGCTGCAGTATAGCCTGCAGGACCAGAACCTATGATAAGGCATTTAATTTTTTCGATTGTATCTGACATAGTGTGTTTATTTTTATTTTCAAAGATACAAATGTAGTTTTTTAATAAAAACTACCATCAAAAAAATATCAATTTTGACTATTCCGAAATAATATTCCCCTATTTTTATTTTTGTCTTGTTTGAATAAAAAATATTTCTATCTTTGCACCAGCGTTACGGGGTGTAGCGTAGCTCGGTTATCGCGCCTGCTTTGGGAGCAGGAGGCCGCAGGTTCGAATCCTGCCACCCCGACAAAAGCCGAACATTTGTTCGGCTTTTTTTATTTCATCTAGCACTTCACAAAACAAAACCATCTCATTTCGTTTAAAAACTTATGTAGCGCAATGCTATACTCAATACCTAAAAATTCCTCTTTCCTAAAAAAAATCTTAACCCTAACGAAAAAGAATTGAAATTCAACCACTTGAATCTAATCAATAGTTGAATTTTATAAAAAAACACAAATTACAAAAAGAAAAAAAGAGCCAATCAGCAACAAATCAGCCATTAACAAATGTTAACAAAATAGATTTTCAGAAACCATATTTAATTGTATTTTTACGGTTCAAAATTTAGAAAACAAATGGGCAAAATCATTGCGATTGCTAATCAAAAAGGAGGAGTTGGAAAGACTACAACATCTGTAAATCTTGCCGCTTCACTTGGAGTTTTAGAAAAAAAAGTATTACTTATTGACGCTGACCCTCAGGCAAATGCCAGTTCAGGATTAGGAATAGACGTAGAGAGTGTAGAAATTGGAACATACCAAATTTTAGAGCACAGCCACACTCCTATGGAAGCTGTTATTAAATGTTCTGCTCCAAACGTAGACTTAATTCCAGCTCATATTGACCTTGTTGCCATCGAAATTGAATTGGTTGACAAGGAAAACAGGGAATATATGCTAAAAAAAGCCTTAGAAAGTGTAAAGGATCAATACGATTATATACTTATTGACTGTGCTCCTTCTTTGGGCTTACTTACCCTGAATGCATTGACCGCTTCTGATTCCGTAATTATTCCTATTCAATGTGAGTATTTTGCTCTTGAAGGTTTAGGAAAATTATTGAACACCATAAAAAGCATCCAAAAAATACACAATCCCGAATTGGATATTGAAGGATTATTACTAACGATGTATGACTCAAGATTGCGTCTTTCCAACCAAGTGGTAGAAGAGGTTCAAAAACATTTCAACGACATGGTTTTTGATACTATTATCCAAAGAAATGTAAAATTGAGTGAAGCGCCTAGTTTTGGAGAAAGCATCATCAACTATGATGCAACCAGCAAAGGAGCTACAAACTATTTACATTTAGCTCAGGAAATTATAAAGAAAAACAGCAAATAATTTTATGGCAAAAGCAATAAAAAAACAAGCTCTGGGAAGAGGATTATCTGCATTATTAAAAGATCCTGAAAATGATATAAAATCAGCGACTGATAAAAATGCTGATAAAGTTGTTGGAAACATAATAGAACTGGAAATTGATTCTATAGAAATCAATCCGTTTCAACCCAGAAGTAATTTTAATGAAGAATCATTAAAAGAACTGGCTATTTCCATCAAAGAGTTAGGAGTTATCCAACCGATTACAGTACGAAAATTAGACTTCAACAAATACCAATTGATTTCGGGTGAACGTCGTCTTCGCGCTTCTACTTTAGTGGGACTGACTACCGTACCAGCTTACATACGTATTGCAAATGACAATGAATCCTTGGTTATGGCTTTGGTTGAAAACATTCAACGTCATGACTTAGATCCTATTGAGATTGCGCTTTCGTACCAAAGATTGATGGATGAAATTCAGCTAACTCAAGAACAAATGAGCGACAGAGTAGGAAAAAAACGTTCTACAATTGCCAATTATTTACGCCTTTTAAAACTGGATCCAATTATTCAAACAGGAATTCGTGACGGTTTTATCAGTATGGGACACGGACGAGCTATCATTAATATTGAAGATTTAGACGCACAAGCTAATATCTATCAAAAAATTGTTAGCCAAAATCTTTCTGTTCGTGACACAGAGACCTTAGTAAAAAACTACCAAGAAAGTTTAAAACCAAAACCAGCAACCAAAGCAAAATCGTCTTCTTTTGAAATTGACGAGGACCGAAAAAAGGTTTTTACTAATTATTTTGGCAACAAAGTCGAAGTAAAAGTAGCCGGCAATGGGAAAGGAAAAATCACAATCCCATTCCACTCTGAAGAAGATTTCAACAGAATAATAGAACTAATAAAAGGATAGTGAAAAAAATTATTTCGATAGGAATATTTCTTTTTATTCTAGGCAACGCGGGAGTTTTTGCACAAGTAGAAACTCCCGCTTTTCCTGCTGCTAAAGACAGTCTAAAATCAAACGACATAGATCCCTTGACTCCGGCTAAAGCAGCTTTTTATTCGGCCATACTACCCGGATTAGGTCAGGCCTATAATAAAAAATACTGGAAAATTCCGCTTGTCTATGGAGCCATGGGAACCAGTCTCTATTTTTATCTGGACAATAACAAAAAATACCATCAGTATAGAGATGCCTATAAGCGCAGACTTGAGGGATATAATGATGACAATTTTACTTATTTGGATAACAATAGATTGATTGCGGGTCAAAAATTCTATCAGCGCAACCGAGATTTATCTGCGCTAGTAACTTTAGGTTTTTACGTACTAAACATCATTGATGCCAATGTTGACGCAGCCTTAATTCAATTCAACGTAGATGAAAACCTATCGGTAAAACCGGTTATTTATCCCAATGATGTAACATTTAAAACTAATGTTGGACTAACTCTTAATTACAGCTTCTAGTTCTTCAAAGAAACATTCGCTCACTTAATTCAAAAAAAAAAACACACAAAATGAAAATTGCTCTTTTAGGATACGGAAAAATGGGACAGGTAATCGAACGAATTGCATTGGAAAGAGGTCATGAAATCGTTTTAAGAAAAGACGAGCATAACACTTACGAAGGCCTTTCGAATGCTGATGTAGCCATCGATTTTAGTGTTCCTACAGCTGCAGTAAGCAATATTTCAAATTGTTTTCACAACAATGTACCTGTAATCTCTGGAACAACGGGATGGTTGGAGCATTATGACGAAATGATTGCTCTTTGCAACGAAAAAAACGGAGCCTTTATATCTAGTTCAAATTTTAGCTTAGGAGTGAATATTTTCTTTGAATTGAATGAATATTTAGCCAAAATGATGTCTAAACTGGACAGCTACCGTGTTGAAATGGAAGAAATTCACCACACTCAAAAATTAGATGCTCCAAGTGGAACTGCTATTTCATTGGCAAAAGGAGTTATAGAGAACAGCGCTTACACAGACTGGACATTAGAAAATCCTACAGAAAACCAAATTCATATAGACGCCAAGAGAATAGGAGCCGTTCCTGGAACACATACCGTGACTTATAATTCTGCTGTTGATTCTATCGAAATTAAACATACAGCTCACAACCGCGAAGGATTTGCCTTAGGTGCCGTAATTGCTGCTGAATGGATTATAGGAAAACAAGGAGTTTTCTCAATGAAAGATGTATTAGAACTAGATAAATAGATTTTTAGATAATTAGATTTTTAGAAATCATAAAACCTTGTGATTTTGAATCATCAAATAAACGATTAACCAAATAAACTTATTATGACACTATATCAATGGTTTGTGTTTTTCTTATTCATCCAAATTGTTCACTTTTTAGGAACCTGGAAATTATATGAAGCTGCAGGAAGAAAACGTTGGGAAGCAGCAATTCCTGTATACAATTCAATTATTTTAATGAAAATAATTGGACGCCCTACATGGTGGACATTATTGCTTTTCATTCCAATAATCAACTTGATTATGTTTCCCGTTATTTGGACCGAAACATTAAGAAGCTTTGGCAAAAAATCGAGCTTGGATACTTTTCTTGGCATAATCACTTGTGGTTTATATATTTATTACATCAATTATACTCAAAAACTAGATTACATAGCGGACAGAAGCCTACATGCTGAAAACAAAACTGCTGATACAATCAGCTCCTTACTTTTTGCCGTTATTGTAGCTACATTCGTTCACACTTATTTCATACAACCTTATACTATTCCGACTTCTTCATTGGAAAAATCACTTTTAATTGGCGATTTTTTATTTGTAAGTAAGGTCAATTATGGCGCCAGAGTTCCTATGACCACAGTTGCTTTACCTATGGTTCATGATTCTATTCCTCTTACCAAAAAGAAATCCTATCTAAACTGGCCAGAACTGCCTTATTTAAGATTACCGGGAATTGAAGACATAAAACGTACCGATATTGTGGTTTTTAATTGGCCTGTAGATACTGTTCACTATTTCTTTGAGCCTAAAGGAAGACCGGGCGTAATAAAACCTATTGATAAGAAATCAAATTATGTAAAAAGATGCGTTGGTATTCCCGGTGACAGCCTATCCATCAAAGACGGAATCGTATATATTGACGGTAAAATCTTAGAACTTCCGGAAAGAGCTAAACCTCAATTTTCTTATGCTGTCGCTTTAGATGGAAAAACCCCTATTGATTTTGAATACCTGCTAAAAGATATGGATATCACTGATGATGTTGGTTACAAAAACGAATCAAAAGACACTTTGATATTCCGTGCGTTAACTGCAGCCGGAGCAGAAAGATTAAAAAATGTTCCTGGAATAACGGCCGTAACAAGAATCATTGCGAAAGGTACCGAAGATGGCATTTTCCCTCATATCAATGATTGGAACCAAGACAATATGGGCCCCATTTATATTCCTCAAAAAGGAAAAAAAGTGGCTTTAACAACCCAAACCTTGCCTTTCTACAAAAGAATCATTACTGATTACGAAATGAATGACAATGGCGAAAAGAATGATTTAAAAGTTACTGGAAACGAAATCAGATTGAATGGCAAAATCGTAACTGATTATACCTTCAAACAAAATTATTACTGGATGATGGGAGACAACCGTCACAACTCAGAAGACAGTCGTTACTGGGGTTACGTTCCCGAAAATCATATTGTAGGAAAGCCTGTTTTCATTTGGATGAGCTGGGATACTAACGGAAAAGGATTAAACAAAGTACGTTGGGATCGTGTATTTACAACCGTAAACGGTGAAGGACAGCCGCAATCTTATTTCAAATACTTCCTTATTATTTTGGCTGCATTCTTTGTGGGTGAATATTTTTGGAAAAAAAGAAAAGAGAATAAAAATTAGTCAAAAGTTTCAAAGTCGAAAGTCATAAAGTACTCTTTTAAGAACTACTTTATGACTTTAGACTTTAGACTTTATAACTTTAGATAAATATGCACACCTTACTCCACCCTACTTATTTCCCCTCTATAAGCCATTTTACAGCTTTAGTTCAAGCTGAAAAGCTGATATTTGAAATAGAAGATAATTTCCAAAAACAGACTAATCGCAATCGTACGTATATCTATAGTCCTAATGGGATACAGCTTTTGAATATTCCCATCAAACATTCAAAATTGAACCGTCAAAAAACAAAGGAAATCCGTATCGAAAATGATTTTGATTGGCAAAAACAGCATTTCAAATCCTTAGAATCAGCTTACAGAAGCTCTCCTTTTTTTGAGTATTTCGAAGATGATATTCGCCCTATTTTTGAAAAAAAACATGACTTTCTGTTAGACTTGAACTTCAAAACTTTAGAAGTGATCTCTAAATGTCTTAGAATGAAATTTAACTTTGAAACTACTACAGAATTTTTTCAAGAAACAGATCCTAACGAATTTCTGGATTTTAGGTTTTTGACCAACGGAAAAAAAGACAGTTCCGTATTCGAAGCTTATCCACAGGTTTTTGATGACAAACACGGCTTCATCAATAATTTGAGTGTCCTTGATTTACTTTTTAATGAAGGTAAATTCACAGTCGATTATTTGAGAAACCAAAAGTTGTTTCTGAAATAATTTTTCGCATTATTACAAAGCCAACTTTGCCATGATAGGATAATGATCTGAATTATCAAATTCTGGAAAGGTTTCA is a window of Flavobacterium acetivorans DNA encoding:
- a CDS encoding ParA family protein, translated to MGKIIAIANQKGGVGKTTTSVNLAASLGVLEKKVLLIDADPQANASSGLGIDVESVEIGTYQILEHSHTPMEAVIKCSAPNVDLIPAHIDLVAIEIELVDKENREYMLKKALESVKDQYDYILIDCAPSLGLLTLNALTASDSVIIPIQCEYFALEGLGKLLNTIKSIQKIHNPELDIEGLLLTMYDSRLRLSNQVVEEVQKHFNDMVFDTIIQRNVKLSEAPSFGESIINYDATSKGATNYLHLAQEIIKKNSK
- a CDS encoding ParB/RepB/Spo0J family partition protein; this translates as MAKAIKKQALGRGLSALLKDPENDIKSATDKNADKVVGNIIELEIDSIEINPFQPRSNFNEESLKELAISIKELGVIQPITVRKLDFNKYQLISGERRLRASTLVGLTTVPAYIRIANDNESLVMALVENIQRHDLDPIEIALSYQRLMDEIQLTQEQMSDRVGKKRSTIANYLRLLKLDPIIQTGIRDGFISMGHGRAIINIEDLDAQANIYQKIVSQNLSVRDTETLVKNYQESLKPKPATKAKSSSFEIDEDRKKVFTNYFGNKVEVKVAGNGKGKITIPFHSEEDFNRIIELIKG
- the dapB gene encoding 4-hydroxy-tetrahydrodipicolinate reductase, yielding MKIALLGYGKMGQVIERIALERGHEIVLRKDEHNTYEGLSNADVAIDFSVPTAAVSNISNCFHNNVPVISGTTGWLEHYDEMIALCNEKNGAFISSSNFSLGVNIFFELNEYLAKMMSKLDSYRVEMEEIHHTQKLDAPSGTAISLAKGVIENSAYTDWTLENPTENQIHIDAKRIGAVPGTHTVTYNSAVDSIEIKHTAHNREGFALGAVIAAEWIIGKQGVFSMKDVLELDK
- a CDS encoding DUF5683 domain-containing protein, with the translated sequence MKKIISIGIFLFILGNAGVFAQVETPAFPAAKDSLKSNDIDPLTPAKAAFYSAILPGLGQAYNKKYWKIPLVYGAMGTSLYFYLDNNKKYHQYRDAYKRRLEGYNDDNFTYLDNNRLIAGQKFYQRNRDLSALVTLGFYVLNIIDANVDAALIQFNVDENLSVKPVIYPNDVTFKTNVGLTLNYSF
- the lepB gene encoding signal peptidase I translates to MTLYQWFVFFLFIQIVHFLGTWKLYEAAGRKRWEAAIPVYNSIILMKIIGRPTWWTLLLFIPIINLIMFPVIWTETLRSFGKKSSLDTFLGIITCGLYIYYINYTQKLDYIADRSLHAENKTADTISSLLFAVIVATFVHTYFIQPYTIPTSSLEKSLLIGDFLFVSKVNYGARVPMTTVALPMVHDSIPLTKKKSYLNWPELPYLRLPGIEDIKRTDIVVFNWPVDTVHYFFEPKGRPGVIKPIDKKSNYVKRCVGIPGDSLSIKDGIVYIDGKILELPERAKPQFSYAVALDGKTPIDFEYLLKDMDITDDVGYKNESKDTLIFRALTAAGAERLKNVPGITAVTRIIAKGTEDGIFPHINDWNQDNMGPIYIPQKGKKVALTTQTLPFYKRIITDYEMNDNGEKNDLKVTGNEIRLNGKIVTDYTFKQNYYWMMGDNRHNSEDSRYWGYVPENHIVGKPVFIWMSWDTNGKGLNKVRWDRVFTTVNGEGQPQSYFKYFLIILAAFFVGEYFWKKRKENKN
- a CDS encoding GIN domain-containing protein, encoding MKKYTFLLLFILSTTLALAQKKEKIKGSKTVTTEQRKIGNFDTLEVEDNLEVYLEKSEETALKIEADDNLHDIIKIELRDNVLHLYTSKEATQYKKLIVKLSYTADLNLVIANKKSQINAIQEINLEDITIKAFDNSRLFLNVNSTNFLLQADDDTKMEINLKSEKAKIELSKNANLKALITTVDLGFDLYQKSEANIEGDATNAIIRMENNSNFNGKKLSIKNVDLSAESSSSCSINTLTSIIINAGDKSSIQLYGNPKIEITKFSEEAKLFKKIK
- the trxB gene encoding thioredoxin-disulfide reductase, which gives rise to MSDTIEKIKCLIIGSGPAGYTAAIYAARANMNPVLYQGMQPGGQLTTTNEVENFPGYVDGVTGPEMMVQLQAQAQRFGADIRDGWATEVYFSGDVHKVWINGSKELHCETVIISTGASAKYLGLASEQHYLKMGGGVSACAVCDGFFYRNQEVVIVGAGDSACEEAHYLSKLCKKVTMLVRSEKFRASKIMEERVRKTENITILMNHDTIEVLGDEQVVTGVKVLNKSTGDTFEIEATGFFVAIGHKPNTDIFKDYITLDETGYIVNTPGTSKTNVPGVFVAGDAADHVYRQAITAAGTGCMAALDAERYLASKE
- a CDS encoding WbqC family protein, translating into MHTLLHPTYFPSISHFTALVQAEKLIFEIEDNFQKQTNRNRTYIYSPNGIQLLNIPIKHSKLNRQKTKEIRIENDFDWQKQHFKSLESAYRSSPFFEYFEDDIRPIFEKKHDFLLDLNFKTLEVISKCLRMKFNFETTTEFFQETDPNEFLDFRFLTNGKKDSSVFEAYPQVFDDKHGFINNLSVLDLLFNEGKFTVDYLRNQKLFLK